In Torulaspora delbrueckii CBS 1146 chromosome 1, complete genome, one genomic interval encodes:
- the ALR1 gene encoding Mg(2+) transporter ALR1 (similar to Saccharomyces cerevisiae ALR1 (YOL130W); ancestral locus Anc_3.38) — protein MSDAHSRNSSNSGLSPTTSLASSLVSMNTEDHNGLYDHRQHPESTFIAQNSPTAVVAGRSSRARPAKSHQDEPPAPARRGSRAHSINENIQNVRSSKKSSHHLPKVGNVGVGRAMSTVSASPYDQRSRANSMASAGSITSKVHISKTLSHINVPPKQQQRRASFDSDDSKASRESQETEEDVCFPMQPQLHTRVNGIDFDELEEFAQQSTEENQNLAMMNQHSLNQTFQENGPTFKNGGSSSSTSTTVSSAALKYTPKQPSSSVEASPKHSYINQALGVSFGHNKVEGDEPEEKYSKSQEDAGTYRSDIPPEQAGVPNQPGYYDPNFLAPDRFSFFSSESEETVHATDIASLVKPGQHFYELFRDGEPTWWLDCSCPTDDEMRCIAKAFGIHPLTAEDIRMQETREKVELFKSYYFVCFHTFESDHESADFLEPINVYIVVFRSGVLTFHFAPISHAANVRRRVRQLRDYVNVSSDWICYAIIDDITDSFAPVIQSLEYEADAIEDSVFMARDLDFSHMLQRIGESRRKTMTLMRLLSGKADVIKMFAKRCQDEANGIGPALTSQVNIANLQAGDNEAVRFAVPTTKQHQQFQQTAQPRGDIALYLGDIQDHLLTMFQNLLAYEKIFSRSHTNYLAQLQVESFNSNNKATEMLGKVTMLGTMLVPLNIIPGLFGMNVTVPGEAGNPAWWYGILGVMILLALSAWFGASYWIKRIDPPTTLNEAAESGGKSVISSFLPKSARNQQNKGAVNPPNRLLGYPHSGPLPASNRSVASCPSKYSRYD, from the coding sequence ATGTCTGATGCACATTCCAGAAACAGTTCCAATTCGGGTCTGTCTCCAACTACCTCTTTGGCCAGTTCGCTGGTTTCGATGAATACTGAGGACCATAATGGCTTATATGACCATAGACAACATCCGGAGTCTACGTTTATCGCTCAGAATAGTCCCACGGCTGTAGTTGCTGGCCGTTCTTCTCGCGCGAGGCCTGCTAAGTCTCATCAGGATGAGCCTCCGGCACCAGCCAGGCGCGGTTCAAGGGCCCATTCAATCAATGAGAATATTCAGAACGTGAGGAGCAGCAAGAAAAGCTCTCATCATTTGCCAAAAGTGGGAAATGTCGGAGTGGGACGTGCCATGAGTACAGTATCTGCAAGTCCTTATGATCAAAGATCAAGGGCAAACTCTATGGCATCTGCCGGTTCGATCACATCTAAGGTGCATATCTCGAAGACGTTGTCCCACATAAATGTACCACCGAAACAACAGCAACGAAGAGCTTCATTTGATAGTGATGATTCAAAGGCCTCTAGAGAGTCTCAGGAGACAGAGGAGGATGTTTGCTTCCCTATGCAACCTCAGTTGCACACTAGGGTCAATGGCATAGACTTTGACGAGTTGGAAGAGTTTGCTCAGCAATCAACAGAAGAGAATCAAAACTTAGCAATGATGAATCAGCATTCTTTGAACCAGACTTTCCAGGAAAATGGTCCgacattcaaaaatggCGGGAGCTCCAGCTCTACTTCGACAACTGTATCTTCTGCTGCTCTCAAATACACACCAAAGCAGCCTAGTAGCTCTGTGGAGGCTTCACCAAAGCATTCGTATATCAATCAAGCACTTGGTGTTTCATTTGGTCACAATAAAgttgaaggtgatgaacCGGAAGAAAAGTATAGCAAGAGCCAAGAAGATGCTGGAACATACAGATCGGATATACCACCAGAACAAGCGGGGGTTCCAAATCAACCGGGCTACTATGATCCAAACTTTCTGGCCCCTGATAGATTTTCGTTTTTCTCGTCAGAGTCGGAGGAAACCGTTCACGCAACTGATATAGCTTCTCTCGTGAAGCCAGGTCAGCACTTCTATGAATTATTCAGAGATGGAGAACCAACTTGGTGGTTAGATTGTTCTTGTCCTACTGATGACGAGATGAGGTGTATTGCAAAGGCGTTTGGTATCCATCCTTTGACTGCAGAAGATATCAGAATGCAAGAAACTCGTGAAAAGgttgaacttttcaagtcTTACTACTTCGTTTGTTTCCatacttttgaaagtgatCATGAGTCAGCCgatttcttggaaccaATAAACGTTTATATTGTTGTGTTCAGGTCAGGTGTGTTGACTTTCCATTTTGCCCCCATCTCTCATGCTGCTAACGTCAGAAGGCGTGTGAGGCAACTTCGTGACTACGTTAACGTGAGTTCTGACTGGATTTGTTATGCCATAATTGATGACATCACAGATAGTTTTGCTCCAGTGATCCAATCCCTCGAATACGAAGCCGATGCTATTGAGGATTCTGTATTCATGGCGAGAGATCTGGATTTCTCTCACATGTTGCAAAGAATTGGTGAAAGTAGGAGGAAGACCATGACGTTGATGAGGCTACTAAGTGGTAAAGCCGATGTTATTAAGATGTTTGCAAAGAGATGCCAAGATGAGGCTAATGGTATTGGACCAGCATTGACTTCTCAAGTTAATATTGCCAATTTGCAAGCTGGTGACAATGAAGCAGTAAGATTTGCTGTTCCAACTACAAAGcaacatcaacaatttcaacaaactgCCCAGCCAAGAGGCGATATTGCTCTTTATCTTGGTGATATCCAGGATCATTTACTGACCATGTTTCAAAACTTGCTTGCCTATGAGAAGATTTTCTCAAGGTCACACACGAATTACTTGGCCCAATTGCAAGttgaatccttcaattctaACAACAAAGCTACTGAAATGTTGGGTAAAGTTACCATGCTGGGTACAATGCTGGTTCCGTTGAATATAATTCCCGGTTTGTTCGGTATGAACGTCACAGTGCCCGGTGAGGCCGGAAATCCTGCTTGGTGGTACGGTATTCTTGGAGTGATGATCCTACTCGCCCTTTCAGCGTGGTTCGGTGCCTCCTACTGGATTAAGAGGATCGATCCGCCAACGACTTTGAACGAAGCTGCTGAGAGTGGAGGTAAATCAGTCATTTCCAGTTTCCTTCCCAAGAGCGCCCGTAATCAACAGAATAAAGGTGCTGTCAACCCCCCTAATAGGCTCTTAGGTTATCCTCATAGTGGCCCATTACCTGCATCGAATAGGTCGGTGGCTAGTTGCCCTAGCAAATACAGTCGTTATGATTGA
- the MRPS18 gene encoding mitochondrial 37S ribosomal protein uS11m (similar to Saccharomyces cerevisiae MRPS18 (YNL306W); ancestral locus Anc_3.42), producing MLKRFGAFTSLARRYKSTGPVSFSSITDGKEISNVVSPNRNESSTTRSFKRDLRPVKYVLNCLFAKNNTHFTYSAIVEDVHYMKNNPDVSYNNAFLYYLKLPQKVKFAISTGCLGFRKAARGEYEAAFQTSAKVFQMIQEKKLLDKDIEIVLKDFGKGRAAFVAALNGKEGTAIRKNVTRISDRTPLKFGGVRAPRLRRL from the coding sequence ATGCTAAAGCGATTTGGAGCATTCACCAGTCTTGCAAGAAGGTACAAATCGACTGGTCCAGTTTCATTTTCCAGTATAACAGATGGAAAAGAGATATCAAATGTGGTAAGTCCCAACAGAAATGAATCCTCCACTACTCGAAGCTTCAAACGTGATTTAAGACCTGTGAAATACGTTTTGAACTGTCTGTTTGCCAAAAATAATACTCATTTCACCTACTCTGCAATTGTGGAAGATGTACACTACATGAAGAACAACCCCGATGTTTCCTATAACAATGCATTTTTATACTATTTGAAACTACCTcagaaagtgaaatttGCAATTTCAACAGGTTGTTTAGGATTTCGTAAAGCTGCTCGTGGTGAATATGAAGCTGCATTTCAAACATCTGCCAAAGTATTTCAAATgattcaagagaagaaattgcttGATAAGGATATAGAAATTGTACTCAAGGATTTCGGTAAGGGAAGAGCTGCATTTGTGGCAGCATTAAATGGTAAAGAAGGGACTGCCATCCGAAAGAATGTTACTAGAATAAGTGACAGGACTCCATTGAAATTCGGTGGTGTAAGAGCTCCAAGACTTCGTAGACTATAG
- the ZIM17 gene encoding Zim17p (similar to Saccharomyces cerevisiae ZIM17 (YNL310C); ancestral locus Anc_3.36), with protein MIPRLFTRHYANSLRRVICGNVRRSTSLTPLLQRHSFTSSSIRLNQDGANDGSRKLGSFKVDKPMLMIAFTCKKCNTRSSHTMSKQAYTGGTVLITCPSCKNRHLIADHLKIFRDDHVTIEDILKAKGESVSSTTDDLAFEDIPKELRNVIGHHAKDAPENLRGKLDNETVHTLPGSSKND; from the coding sequence ATGATACCACGTTTGTTTACTAGACACTATGCCAACTCGCTGAGAAGAGTTATTTGCGGCAACGTAAGAAGATCTACATCGTTGACTCCACTGTTGCAGAGACATTCTTTTACTTCATCGTCGATCAGATTAAACCAAGATGGTGCCAATGATGGATCTCGCAAATTGGGTTCCTTCAAAGTCGATAAGCCAATGCTCATGATAGCTTTCACCTGTAAGAAGTGCAACACGAGGTCTTCACACACAATGTCCAAGCAGGCTTATACAGGTGGCACTGTTCTGATAACGTGCCCTTCATGTAAGAACAGGCATCTGATAGCTGACCATTTAAAGATATTCCGTGATGATCACGTCACGATTGAAGATATACTCAAGGCAAAGGGCGAGTCTGTATCCTCCACAACAGACGATTTGGCCTTTGAAGACATACCAAAGGAACTCAGGAATGTTATAGGCCATCATGCCAAGGACGCCCCAGAAAACTTGAGAGGAAAGCTCGATAACGAGACTGTTCATACTCTCCCAGGTTCGAGCAAGAACGATTGA
- the KRI1 gene encoding Kri1p (similar to Saccharomyces cerevisiae KRI1 (YNL308C); ancestral locus Anc_3.39): MPRKKSNAKKARESGKKLELEKSAIKNNPEVTSPSFVKENSDDDESSSSEEEDDYGELITEEVEDGINRVLSAIKNNEKDKLLDPKVRFFEDPEKAAEKLVKGEKHKPVYLKDYHRMNILAGNTFADDEEATVDGEQSYASQQREERSQLIDEIKNAFSGDENDEEEDENDGDFLKKKEPSNKTATPRLRLPNPNQDEEKFLAEFVNNQAWIPRKGDKVIPLDNDPNMEEDDEEFEDAVEKFENAYNFRYEDPNAATIVSYARTQATLRRSETSSRRRKRDEEKQVKEVEKTEKEKSIQKKKKEKIHKLTDVLEQLKKEYGSDINQDMVKKITDTLLNSDFKENEWDTVVSELFNEEFYGQKGKPTWDEDDEVMADFYKEKQEAEGEEESHEEESDEQESSKKSRKEKLKDKKLQKKGKRELEEIVEDAVEQNKISIIEEVEKDNEERKSRARTKDEQQLKFRYREVSPESYGLSTREIFAADDTQLNQFIGLKKFAPYRAKEQRMKDKRKVTKSRRLRDWRKEVFHTEKGLEADSDFVEVPVEAETKKKASHKKKKHKSTA, from the coding sequence ATGCCTAGAAAGAAATCCAACGCCAAGAAGGCAAGAGAATCTGGTAAGAAACTGGAACTTGAGAAAAGTGCTATCAAAAATAATCCAGAAGTAACCTCACCATCATTTGTGAAAGAGaattctgatgatgatgaatcttcatcaagtgaggaagaggatgacTATGGTGAATTGATTACTGAAGAGGTCGAAGATGGTATTAATCGTGTTTTGTCTGCTATCAAGAATAATGAGAAGGATAAACTGTTGGATCCAAAAGTGAGGTTTTTCGAAGATCCTGAAAAGGCCGCAGAGAAGCTGGTCAAGGGCGAGAAGCACAAACCTGTGTACTTGAAAGATTACCATAGAATGAATATTCTTGCAGGTAACACTTTTGCagacgatgaggaagcaACGGTTGATGGGGAACAGTCATATGCATCGCAACAACGAGAAGAAAGATCgcaattgattgatgaaatcaagAACGCCTTCAGTGGggatgaaaatgatgaagaagaggatgagaaCGACGGCGActttctgaagaagaaggaacCTTCTAACAAGACAGCTACTCCAAGACTAAGATTACCAAATCCCAACCAGGATGAGGAGAAGTTTTTAGCGGAGTTCGTTAATAACCAGGCCTGGATTCCAAGAAAGGGCGATAAAGTAATCCCTCTCGATAACGATCCCAacatggaagaagatgacgaggaatTCGAGGACGCAGTGGAAAAATTCGAGAATGCTTACAATTTCCGTTACGAGGATCCTAATGCTGCAACTATTGTGTCATATGCCCGTACTCAGGCTACTTTAAGGCGTTCAGAGACTTCTTCTCgtagaagaaagagagatgaggaaaagCAGGTGAAGGAAGTAGAGAAGACTGAGAAGGAAAAAtccattcaaaagaagaagaaggaaaagattCATAAATTGACCGATGTCCTAGAACAACTAAAGAAAGAGTACGGTTCAGACATAAACCAAGACATGGTAAAGAAGATCACAGATACACTATTAAACAGcgatttcaaagaaaatgagTGGGACACAGTAGTGAGTGAACTATTCAATGAAGAGTTCTATGGACAGAAGGGGAAGCCAACTTgggatgaggatgatgaagtaaTGGCCGATTTCTATAAGGAAAAGCAGGAGgctgaaggtgaagaagaatcgcatgaagaagaatccgatgaacaagaatcttcaaaaaaatcTAGGAAGGAGAAGCTAAAGGACAAAAAGCTACAAAAGAAGGGCAAAAGagagttggaagaaataGTTGAAGATGCAGTGGAGCAAAACAAGATAAGTAtaattgaagaagttgaaaaggaCAATGAGGAAAGAAAATCAAGAGCACGCACTAAGGATGAACAGCAGTTGAAGTTTAGGTACAGAGAGGTATCTCCCGAAAGTTATGGTTTGAGCACGAGAGAGATCTTTGCTGCCGACGATACGCAATTAAATCAGTTtattggtttgaagaaatttgcaCCATATAGAGCAAAAGAGcagagaatgaaagataAGAGAAAGGTCACCAAATCTAGAAGACTAAGAGACTGGAGGAAGGAGGTTTTCCATACTGAGAAGGGACTGGAGGCGGACAGTGATTTCGTTGAAGTTCCGGTAGAAGCTGaaacgaagaagaaagccTCTcacaaaaagaagaagcacAAATCAACCGCATAG
- the SKP2 gene encoding putative SCF ubiquitin ligase complex subunit SKP2 (similar to Saccharomyces cerevisiae YNL311C; ancestral locus Anc_3.35) has translation MKRLQLFGNSKYFSISSKEEKPPRESSPARTRSPKPRQSTPKSTAELSLLSLPPKVLAAILEQLDVNTLLSLCQVNSALYKLTSDQFLYRNITLDNKLSLLKFNALIHSEFHTSNALNERHGSRRASQNARFLVRSIKFINPQCQDSLLKYSKFHNKVDQQSIIGGAYHYESALSASNQSRSHSKDRRSRSSSRRSSDKLDHAAAEWYKSICKLEGTYSQYTYIELLLDIVDYLPNLTHIILDEVQPGFKIPLWYSVMNDGSRDFFKKIINGQQSMNRNDLRTFELSESFASDYERRFHALPRVPTLEIRAALDKRNKHQVHLRPNLLCCFGIINELILQNVIIDTESLDTPWEFMPFHLKTDLPGFYDVHSTTRKLTLKSCHILPGSGILKLFHQYFKCVKELQLLQITSKFDMLLCSCFTSLTHLTIDCNSKCFVDEAIVSDDYYYKKQDISAEYNEDSDGDLASVTETLLDPPVDNSLLAPPPTSPVVLSIDRNYLTRATVQSQLGNRKMAIITNSQSDFFKFLRVPAFHVFYHYYKKLWDRLPRKNINISIVNIPFTNVFPMSPQLFCDRLLRPLADDQQTLIPLRTSRANGTDQDRQYYWNDAVKNCLRDSIQVSFGGGTAGPTMIDTLSEISSDILNNHENFKMFQDIPNLNSWFFLKSLSEFKSVRIHMLKRWLFCTPRTRYDWEILLKPVLNVNVPIEVRDKDGYVLYSYGSRMTDVKG, from the coding sequence ATGAAACGGCTGCAACTCTTTGGTAATTCGAAATACTTCTCAATTAGCtcaaaggaagagaaaccGCCTAGGGAATCTTCCCCTGCAAGAACGAGATCTCCAAAACCACGTCAGTCGACCCCAAAAAGCACAGCTGAATTATCTTTGTTAAGTCTCCCACCCAAGGTACTAGCTGCGATTCTCGAACAACTGGATGTCAACACCCTTCTTTCATTATGTCAAGTGAATTCCGCATTGTATAAACTTACATCTGATCAGTTCCTGTACAGGAACATAACGTTGGATAATAAACTTTCTCTACTGAAATTTAATGCTTTAATACACTCTGAGTTCCATACATCCAACGCGCTGAATGAGAGGCATGGTAGCCGTCGTGCTTCACAAAATGCGAGGTTCTTGGTGAGGTCCATCAAATTTATAAATCCTCAATGTCAGGATTCGTTACTCAAATATAGCAAGTTTCACAATAAGGTAGATCAGCAATCAATCATAGGCGGAGCCTATCACTATGAGAGTGCGCTCTCTGCATCTAATCAATCAAGGTCACACTCAAAGGATCGAAGGTCAAGGAGCTCTTCACGACGCTCTTCTGATAAATTGGATCATGCGGCAGCTGAGTGGTACAAGAGTATATGCAAATTGGAAGGTACTTATAGCCAGTACACCTATATCGAATTGCTCCTTGATATCGTGGATTATCTACCTAATCTGACACATATAatccttgatgaagtgCAACCGGGCTTCAAGATTCCCTTGTGGTACTCAGTTATGAACGACGGATCGAGGGATTTCTTTAAGAAGATTATAAACGGTCAGCAATCGATGAATAGGAACGATTTGAGAACTTTCGAACTCTCAGAGAGCTTTGCCTCGGACTATGAGAGAAGGTTTCACGCTTTGCCGCGAGTACCAACTCTAGAGATAAGAGCGGCTCTAGATAAAAGGAATAAGCATCAAGTTCACTTGAGGCCAAACTTATTGTGCTGTTTTGGAATTATAAATGAAttgatcttgcaaaatGTTATCATAGACACTGAATCTCTCGATACTCCGTGGGAGTTTATGCCATTCCATTTAAAGACAGACTTGCCGGGCTTCTACGATGTTCACTCGACAACTCGTAAGCTAACACTAAAATCCTGCCACATTCTACCGGGCAGTGGGATTTTGAAattatttcatcaatacTTCAAATGCGTTAAAGAATTGCAGCTCTTACAAATCACAAGTAAATTCGATATGCTGCTTTGCAGTTGTTTTACTTCACTGACACACCTAACAATTGATTGTAATAGTAAGTGCTTTGTTGATGAGGCAATAGTAAGTGATGATTACTACTATAAGAAGCAGGATATTTCTGCGGAGTATAATGAGGACAGTGACGGCGACCTAGCGTCAGTTACAGAGACTTTACTTGATCCGCCAGTTGATAACAGTTTATTAGCCCCACCACCAACGTCTCCAGTGGTACTTTCCATCGACAGAAACTATCTTACGAGGGCGACGGTCCAGAGCCAACTTGGGAATAGGAAAATGGCCATTATCACAAATTCACAAAgtgattttttcaagtttttACGTGTTCCCGCATTCCATGTCTTTTACCATtattacaagaaattgtgGGATAGGCTGCCTCgcaaaaatatcaacatcAGCATAGTTAACATTCCATTTACCAATGTCTTTCCAATGTCGCCTCAGCTATTTTGTGACAGATTGTTAAGGCCCTTGGCTGACGATCAGCAGACATTAATACCCCTTCGAACGTCGCGCGCCAATGGTACAGATCAAGACCGACAGTACTACTGGAATGATGCTGTCAAGAATTGCTTGCGTGACTCCATTCAAGTCTCCTTTGGTGGTGGCACTGCTGGCCCCACAATGATAGACACACTAAGTGAGATTTCATCAGATATTCTGAATAATCATGAAAACTTTAAGATGTTCCAGGACATACCTAATCTTAACTCATGGTTCTTTCTTAAATCTCTTTCAGAGTTCAAATCTGTCAGGATACATATGTTGAAGCGGTGGCTCTTTTGCACTCCCAGAACCAGATATGATTGGGAAATACTGTTGAAGCCAGTACTCAATGTTAACGTACCAATTGAAGTACGAGATAAAGATGGATATGTTCTCTATTCCTACGGGTCGAGAATGACAGATGTAAAAGGTTAA
- the STB1 gene encoding Stb1p (similar to Saccharomyces cerevisiae STB1 (YNL309W) and YOL131W; ancestral locus Anc_3.37), with translation MANECGKNGEGQLSPEKEQEITNRILKRAELAQMTRQLKMKLSKVPTSREASPVKNRRKRVVDSSDHEITEAIARVSPVKKEWIKGRLGEDEAENASSGATSPVKDLKKLGTPPPAPPTSSSSCMRDLNSSRDGQAMPSTPGRTRSRNRNALPLVISTSSDGQVTQPIVSTPQRSVNGKKGDHGENEVGADLLMFLAASPYTSTTNSNRQTRMPSTPMAYMSHNGGQQDSEDAIRFSHMKPSMSSPQSTFKVPSHVINHNYNNHNSSEVLIEPPSIYSSSTHSPSPSKRRHMGVPEPTHIPTTPSRELRSSHLLRTPNFNMGDYVHALFSPSPRVPSTATSRPATAQDLRNNRG, from the coding sequence ATGGCTAATGAATGTGGGAAGAATGGAGAAGGGCAATTGTCACctgagaaagaacaagagattaCAAACCGGATCTTGAAACGAGCAGAGCTAGCCCAAATGACGCGacagttgaagatgaaactGAGTAAAGTACCGACCTCCAGAGAGGCTTCACCAGTCAAGAATCGCAGAAAGAGAGTTGTGGATAGTAGCGACCATGAAATAACAGAGGCGATCGCCAGAGTTTCaccagtgaagaaagaatggATTAAAGGTAGGTTGGGGGAAGATGAGGCAGAAAACGCGAGTAGTGGAGCTACATCACCCGTTAAGGATCTCAAAAAGCTTGGTACACCTCCACCAGCACCACCTacatcctcttcatcatgtATGCGCGACTTAAATTCTTCCAGAGACGGTCAAGCGATGCCCTCTACTCCAGGACGTACCAGAAGCCGCAACAGAAATGCATTACCGCTGGTAATATCAACCTCTTCCGATGGCCAAGTCACACAACCGATAGTATCGACCCCCCAGAGAAGTGTAAACGGCAAGAAGGGTGATCACGGCGAAAACGAAGTAGGTGCAGATCTACTGATGTTCCTAGCGGCAAGTCCTTACACTTCTACTACGAACAGCAACCGCCAAACAAGAATGCCATCCACTCCAATGGCCTACATGTCGCATAACGGCGGTCAACAAGACTCTGAAGACGCCATTCGCTTCTCGCATATGAAACCAAGCATGTCTTCCCCGCAAAgcactttcaaagttccCTCTCATGTAATCAATCACAACTACAACAACCACAACTCATCGGAAGTTCTCATTGAGCCACCATCAATCTACTCAAGCTCTACACATTCGCCCTCGCCATCAAAAAGAAGACACATGGGTGTTCCTGAACCAACACACATCCCAACTACACCATCAAGAGAACTACGCTCATCCCATCTACTGAGAACTCCGAATTTCAACATGGGAGATTATGTTCATGCCCTTTTTAGTCCCTCCCCCAGAGTCCCAAGCACTGCTACAAGCAGGCCAGCAACCGCGCAAGATCTACGTAACAACAGGGGCTAG
- the MCK1 gene encoding serine/threonine/tyrosine protein kinase MCK1 (similar to Saccharomyces cerevisiae MCK1 (YNL307C) and YGK3 (YOL128C); ancestral locus Anc_3.41), whose translation MSSSQGTKCDEFVADDVTSNRSNNTRRMLIKEYRKIGHGAFGTVVQAFITPDKEKWYGPYAIKKVPAQTEYKSRELQILRIADHPNVVKLEYFFTHVSPQDGKVYQHLAMECLPETLQIEISRYASNKLELPIKHVKLYSYQIARGMLYLHAFGICHRDVKPSNILVDPTNGVLKICDFGSAKKLEQTQPSISYICSRFYRAPELIVGCTQYTTQIDIWGLGCVIGEMLIGKAVFQGQEPLLQLREIAKLLGPPDKKFIFFANATYDGPLFSKPLFSGSPQQRFEKHFSHAGPDGIDLLMKVLVYEPQARLSPRRIMAHPFFDDLRNEQYFFPRGQTQPVHLPNLFEFSDFESQILGEFADKVKPKRDTVETDN comes from the coding sequence ATGTCAAGTAGTCAAGGAACGAAATGCGACGAGTTTGTCGCCGATGACGTGACTTCTAATCGTTCAAATAATACTAGAAGGATGTTAATCAAGGAGTATCGGAAGATTGGTCATGGTGCTTTTGGAACAGTGGTTCAGGCTTTTATTACCCCAGATAAAGAGAAATGGTATGGACCTTATGCCATAAAGAAGGTTCCAGCGCAGACAGAGTATAAATCAAGAGAGTTGCAGATCCTGAGGATAGCGGATCATCCAAATGTTGTGAAATTAGAGTATTTCTTCACGCATGTGTCTCCGCAGGACGGTAAAGTTTATCAACATTTGGCTATGGAATGTTTACCGGAGACTTTGCAAATTGAAATTAGTCGGTATGCTTCTAATAAGCTTGAGTTACCAATCAAGCATGTAAAGCTTTACAGTTATCAGATTGCTCGCGGTATGCTTTATTTGCATGCTTTTGGGATTTGTCACAGAGATGTTAAACCTTCAAATATATTGGTTGACCCAACAAATGGTGTTTTAAAGATTTGTGATTTTGGGTCTGCGAAGAAATTGGAGCAAACTCAACCTTCGATCAGTTATATTTGTTCCCGTTTCTATAGAGCTCCGGAACTAATTGTTGGTTGTACTCAATATACTACTCAAATCGATATATGGGGGTTAGGTTGTGTGATAGGAGAAATGCTCATAGGTAAAGCTGTATTCCAAGGACAAGAACCTCTGTTACAATTGCGCGAAATCGCTAAGCTACTAGGTCCACCGGATAAGAAATTTATTTTCTTCGCGAATGCTACTTATGATGGACCTTTATTCTCAAAACCTTTGTTCTCTGGTTCACCACAACAACGCTTTGAAAAACATTTCAGTCATGCTGGTCCCGACGGAATTGatttattgatgaaagtacTAGTTTATGAACCACAAGCGAGATTATCTCCAAGACGTATTATGGCACATCCATTTTTCGATGATTTGAGAAATGAACAGTATTTCTTTCCAAGGGGACAAACTCAACCGGTTCATTTGCCCAACCTTTTCGAATTTAGCGATTTTGAATCACAAATTTTAGGTGAATTCGCCGATAAGGTTAAACCCAAAAGAGATACTGTTGAGACGGATAATTGA
- the VPS68 gene encoding Vps68p (similar to Saccharomyces cerevisiae VPS68 (YOL129W); ancestral locus Anc_3.40), translating into METDQRTRLFRLPFKFPNFAGLRKISVYLSGVFYALGFWFFLDAVIYSKHANASDVHVTFIDWIPFLCSIFGTLIVNSIEKNTLLQGALSNGGGMSSFAGSDLDSAMAWQARAVLFFGFALLAGGLSGSIVVLIIKFLAKDYNTYPTVGMGVNNVLGNFFILLSCVVLWIAQNMEDEYSYSLTL; encoded by the coding sequence ATGGAAACTGATCAACGTACGAGGTTGTTCCGTTTACCATtcaaatttccaaattttgCAGGTTTAAGAAAGATATCAGTGTATTTATCAGGGGTATTTTATGCACTGGggttttggttcttcttaGATGCAGTAATATACTCAAAACACGCAAATGCATCTGATGTTCATGTTACATTTATCGATTGGATTCCATTCTTATGTAGCATTTTTGGGACGTTGATCGTGAACTCTATTGAGAAGAACACCCTATTACAGGGGGCACTATCTAATGGTGGGGGGATGAGTTCATTTGCAGGTAGTGATTTGGATTCTGCAATGGCATGGCAAGCCCGTGCTGTGCTGTTCTTTGGATTTGCACTATTAGCAGGTGGATTATCTGGCTCGATAGTGGTTCTCATCATAAAATTTCTGGCTAAGGATTATAACACTTATCCAACAGTTGGAATGGGTGTGAACAATGTCCttggcaatttctttaTCCTATTGAGCTGCGTTGTGTTGTGGATTGCGCAGAACATGGAGGATGAATATTCATATTCATTAACTCTTTAG